ATGGTGCATAAAGCTGCCGGGATCAAAGCTGCCCGCGCTCTGATTGTAGCCGCAGCCGTTATTAACCTTTTAATGGCCGGGCTTTTCTGGCTGACATCCATTCTGCCTGCCGATATGGCTGTGGGGCCTCAAAAAGAGTTCGGCATGGTGCTTGCCCCCGTCTGGCGAATTGTATTTGCCTCAATTATCGCCGAGGTGGTCTCTGAGTTGATCGACACCGAGGGCTACCGCCTGTGGGTCGAAAAAGTCACCCATCACTACCAGTGGGCGCGCGTGCTGATCAGCAACAGTCTGAGCATTCCCGTAGATAGCCTGCTCTTTGTCTGGATTGCTTTCGGCGGGGTAATGCCCGCGGCGGTGGTCTGGTCGATCTTTTTGAGCAATCTCATCATCAAAGGGCTGACCACCCTCATCAGCCTGCCGGGTATATATCTGGT
This genomic window from Chloroflexota bacterium contains:
- a CDS encoding queuosine precursor transporter, with amino-acid sequence MLTAILTSAAYVAFQMMADIASLRIVMIAGFSIDAGTFVYPFTFTLRDMVHKAAGIKAARALIVAAAVINLLMAGLFWLTSILPADMAVGPQKEFGMVLAPVWRIVFASIIAEVVSELIDTEGYRLWVEKVTHHYQWARVLISNSLSIPVDSLLFVWIAFGGVMPAAVVWSIFLSNLIIKGLTTLISLPGIYLVKENSQL